Proteins from one Malaya genurostris strain Urasoe2022 chromosome 2, Malgen_1.1, whole genome shotgun sequence genomic window:
- the LOC131431639 gene encoding glycosylated lysosomal membrane protein-like, which produces MFTLVNFHLRSLILVTVFATVSFCSQDSDTVQRKLIAELNPGCPEKICTANNSGVTLIHIRAESATDTIHYVWDFTQKPTILVALTEKNASLNIDWEAFRSRKPESVKFSKPTKYVFMTVINRIFQFDDSNDKGSITNDSSTYVYDPHRFSWNRTLYWNNEKDVLLAVNADNDFLFKMNAYSTRNHGMEYPHLLHTSNSTQVDIVFNNVSSKFERPRFAIELLFVVSEQAIAGSNFEITKRKSFDDEHTPGIFEIIDVLSPGAFKFSTGGYIEYRPVSYTHPERDVSTSTETQQSEPKSIESPSTELNATLAYAIFGKKLDSLLVQGMNISFGLGGDGFYSKTNYTTMTFQVGYGSPPVEQFSAFVLIVAGIGIGVPLALLIFGGLYVCIKKLRTSSGSSV; this is translated from the exons ATGTTTACGTTAGTGAATTTCCATTTACGATCGCTAATCCTAGTAACAGTTTTTGCGACGGTATCATTTTGCTCACAAGATTCGGACACTGTGCAAAGAAAG ttGATAGCAGAGCTGAATCCGGGTTGCCCTGAAAAAATATGTACCGCAAACAATTCCGGAGTAACTTTAATTCACATTAGAGCGGAATCTGCAACTGATACCATCCATTACGTTTGGGATTTCACACAAAAACCAACTATTCTGGTGGCTTTGACCGAGAAAAACGCTTCCTTGAACATCGATTGGGAAGCTTTTCGGAGTCGTAAACCGGAGTCAGTAAAATTTAGTAAACCGACCAAGTATGTCTTTATGACGGTTATTAATAGG ATCTTTCAATTTGACGATTCGAATGACAAAGGGAGTATCACTAATGATTCATCAACATATGTTTATGACCCGCATCGATTTTCCTGGAATCGAACCTTATATTGGAATAATGAAAAAGATGTTCTACTGGCTGTCAATGCCGATAATGATTTCTTATTCAAG ATGAATGCTTATTCAACTCGAAACCATGGAATGGAATACCCACATCTTTTACACACGTCCAACTCTACGCAAGTTGATATCGTATTCAATAATGTGAGCTCTAAGTTTGAACGGCCAAGGTTTGCAATAGAGCTGCTGTTCGTAGTGTCCGAGCAAGCAATTGCCGGGTCAAATTTTGAGATCACTAAACGAAAAAGTTTCGACGATGAGCACACgccaggaatattcgaaatcattgatgtttTATCTCCCGGAGCATTTAAATTTTCCACAG GTGGATACATTGAATATCGCCCGGTTTCCTATACCCATCCGGAGCGAGACGTGTCAACGTCGACGGAAACACAACAGAGCGAACCAAAGTCAATCGAATCACCTTCGACTGAATTGAACGCTACTTTGGCTTACGCCATTTTTGGCAAGAAACTGGATTCGCTATTAGTTCAAGGCATGAATATTTCGTTTGGTCTCGGTGGAGATGGATTTTACTCGAAAACAAACTACACCACGATGACGTTCCAGGTTGGTTATGGTTCACCTCCGGTGGAACAATTTTCGGCTTTTGTACTCATCGTGGCTGGAATCGGGATTGGTGTTCCGCTCGCATTGCTTATATTCGGCGGTTTGTACGTATGTATAAAAAAGTTGAGAACGAGTTCGGGGTCTAGCGTTTGA
- the LOC131430155 gene encoding general odorant-binding protein 72-like: MKFNHLFVLLTTLILYSRINKHECGSTKEQLEKTGKMFRQVCQSKLKIPDDILDSAKQGIFPDTKAFKCYVSCIMDMMQVTKKGKIDYAKSIKQIDTLLPDDYKPAYRMGLDACKDAAQGIKDQCEASLILLKCFSVNNPLFMFP, encoded by the exons ATGAAGTTTAACCACTTGTTTGTGCTGTTGACAACCCTAATTTTGTACAGCCGTATCAACAAGCATGAATGT GGTTCAACCAAAGAACAATTAGAGAAAACGGGTAAAATGTTTCGACAAGTGTGTCaatcaaaactaaaaattcCGGATG ACATTTTAGATAGTGCGAAACAGGGAATCTTTCCTGATACGAAGGCTTTCAAATGCTATGTTAGCTGCATTATGGATATGATGCAAGTG ACTAAAAAAGGCAAAATCGATTACGCGAAATCAATAAAACAAATTGATACACTTCTCCCTGATGACTACAAACCAGCGTATCGGATGGGACTAGACGCTTGTAAGGATGCAG ctcaaggaataaaggatcaatgcgAAGCATCTTTAATTTTACTAAAATGCTTCAGCGTTAATAATCCCTTGTTTATGTTTCCCTGA